CCCATTACGCTTGCTCTATTTATCCGGCGCACAGCCACTACAAGCCCCCTTCCCCGCCGTCCAGGAGGCCGGTCCGTGGGGGTTCCCTCCCTTCCCCGGGCAGCGCGGTGCGGGCACCCTCGAGGGACCGCCACCTCCCCGGAGCGCGCACACGCCGCTGCCCGGCGGCCGGGCACCGGGAGGGCGCCTCCCCCCGCCCTCTCCAGGGAAAGGCGAGCCCGAGCCGACCCGGAGGGCACCCGCCGCACACCGCAGCACccccgcggcggggcgggcacgGCGCCTCCCGCCCAACAGCGCCGGGGCCGGCTCGCACCCAGGGTGGCGCTGGCCGTGCCCAGAGCCCCGCAAACTTGGGGGCGTCCCGGGTACCCGGCGGGCGGTCCCGGGGAAAGAGCCCGCCCGGGGAGGGCAGCGGCAGTTTCGAGGAAAGGGTCGAGGCTGGCAGGCAGGCGAGCCCCGCCGGGAGTTTGGCGGTGGCCCTGCCCCGCTCGTCGCTCCCCTTTTGTCCTGGCGGCGACGGCTCCGCCGGAGGAGGTggcccgtcccgtcccgtccggCCCTCACCCCCCTGGGCCGGTCCCACCAGCGGACGGGAACCGGCGAGACCCCCGCTCCCCCGCGCGGCGTTACCTGCGAGGACACGGAGCCCGCGCGGCATCTCCCACCCGGGAGCGAAACTCTCCCGCCCGGCGAGCCCCGAGCCGGAGCGGCCGGCGGGGGAGGGGCCGCCGCGACTGCGCCTCCGGGAACATCCCCGCAGCCTATTGGCCgtcgccccgccccgccccccgtGGCCCCGCCCCCAGGGGCAGCCTCGAGTGCCCATTGGCTGCGTCCGCGATGACGCGCGGTGGGCGCGCCCTGGCGGGCGGAGCCGGGCGCTCACTCGCGGTGGGCGCGGGGCCGGTGCGCGTCGCTTCCCCTTCGTCCCGAACTCCGCACCCCGCGCAcgggcggggccggccgggcTCCGGGCAGCATTCCCGGTGCGTGCCCGCCTGCTCTGCCCCGGTGGCGGTCGTAGCCTGGCGTACCTGGCTGGCCGCGGGGTGGGGGGCGGCTCGGCTGAGCCGGGGAGAGCGGGGCCGCCGGGCACGGGGGCAGGAGAACCGCGAGCACCGCGCCCCCCACTCCTCTCGCAAAGGCGAGGTTCCTGCGGCAGTGGGCGTGCACCGAGCGAGAATCCCCCTGGGAAGAGGATACAGAGGCGGTGGGGCAGTGGCGGAGATGGTGTCGGGATCTCGCCGCCTGGGACGGGTAGTGGGGTGAGCTGGCAGAGCGCTCCAGCCTTTCTGTAGGAGGCTCTCGTCTTGCTGGGATGCTCTCCGCAGGGTAGATAGTGTAAGGAGAAAAAGGCTATATCAGGTGCAGTTAATTTGTACGTTTAAACATCACCGCGATTTCCTTCTAAGAAAGTGTGATTAAGCATTGAACTGGTAGCACCAAATGTTCGCAGAAGCttctctaaaaaaaccccattaaaaccTTAATATGCTGAAATTGGATGAGAACTcctggctctgtgccagggagTGACATACAATTTGGAGTGGGGTTTTTAAGATGTTTGCATTATCAAGCGTCAAATTAACAAGGTTATTTCATGTCTCCTTTGAGGCTTTAACTCTTGAGTGGAAGCACTGCTTTGGGAAGGCTTTGGTGGTTGCCACCCATAACTGCCTGCTGACACCTGCTTTGCAACATCTGCTCTGCAACACGGGCAGTTCTGCTGCGtgtgaggcagcagctgagccagcaCAACTGCCAGGCTCGTCTATTATTCAGCTGTCTATGTGGAGCTCCTGCTTTTAAGATGGAAGTCTGTAACTTGTGCCTTGTGTTAAACAGCCCCCACAAAGTGTCTGAGGTGCTTCTCGGTGGTGAAGGGGCGCAAAGCCGGCGACCTGCTGTCATCAAGCACACAAAGCTCTGTGAACTGATTGCAGGCTTCTAGTCCCCGTGGTACCAGAGCTGAAATAGATATGCAAAGACCTGCGAACCACTCAATTGAGCCTTGTGCTTTAAAATGATCTTATCTGTTCTGGCTTTGTCCCTGATTTAGTGATCTAAATGGGCACAATGAGGAAGCTTTGCGTTTCATAATTTGCCATTGTGAAATGGTAAAAGTGAAAGATGTCTTTATGGCTTTTGGGTCATTTTGCCTTATAAATACAAGGTAAACCATGAGATAATCGACAAAAGCGTGTGTTCTAGGTTTCTGCTTCTACAATCCAAAGCATTGAGATTTTTATCGCTTCCTAAAAATAGCTGATTTACCATATTATTTCATGATTAGGGAGTGCTGGTTCATGTTTCCTGACATTTCCTTACTGTTTCAGCTTCCACCTCCCAAACTACCACAGGTGCGTATTATCAAGTCAAATTCTTGTCAACA
The nucleotide sequence above comes from Molothrus aeneus isolate 106 chromosome 2, BPBGC_Maene_1.0, whole genome shotgun sequence. Encoded proteins:
- the LOC136571404 gene encoding basic salivary proline-rich protein 4-like — its product is MSHLYSDGSLWMLQSQPSVWISALPPLLRGSDTTFLPLRLLYLSGAQPLQAPFPAVQEAGPWGFPPFPGQRGAGTLEGPPPPRSAHTPLPGGRAPGGRLPPPSPGKGEPEPTRRAPAAHRSTPAAGRARRLPPNSAGAGSHPGWRWPCPEPRKLGGVPGTRRAVPGKEPARGGQRQFRGKGRGWQAGEPRREFGGGPAPLVAPLLSWRRRLRRRRWPVPSRPALTPLGRSHQRTGTGETPAPPRGVTCEDTEPARHLPPGSETLPPGEPRAGAAGGGGAAATAPPGTSPQPIGRRPAPPPVAPPPGAASSAHWLRPR